From one Lotus japonicus ecotype B-129 chromosome 3, LjGifu_v1.2 genomic stretch:
- the LOC130742403 gene encoding pollen receptor-like kinase 4 produces MLMGARYAPLVRAPTALILALVVLVLVSSSCAAGGASGDAEALWNFRDSLTNVVALSSWDPSINPKPPCSGNIPNWVGLFCINDKVWGLRLENIGLTGNIDVGSLGSMSALRMISLMNNTFVGPLPNLKMLPNLKALYLSYNHFSGHIPDDAFVGLQKLRKLYLANNEFTGNIPSSITTLPSLLVLRLDANKFRGQIPAFQHNHLKIINLSNNELEGPIPANLTAFDASSFSGNPRLCGPPLKNECEEAVAPVPTQESTTSTKMRVMKILLILIVIAFIIAILVSVLAICRLRSQKQLQQPDHHHHQSSFTNKHIPPHPVFVKTKSLAEHYDASPKHVSSDHHSHGHSSKKEKGEQSKLIFLRQDQLKFDLQDLLRASAEILGSASFGSSYKAVVLDGQAVVVKRYKQMNNVPREEFHEHMRRLGNLNHPNLLPLVAYYYRKEEKLLLSAFVHNGCLASHLHGNHNHERPGLDWSTRLKIVKGVARGLAYLYNALPSLIVPHGHLKSSNVLLDELFEPLLTDYALSPVINLDHAQQIIMPYKSPEYAQLGRITKKTDVWSFGILILEILTGKFPENYIAHRHNTDADISSWVNMLITEKRTSEVFDVEMGGIGNSKAELLKLLKIGLSCCEENVERRLDIKEALQQIEDLKETENDGDQYSSSLITTERDAYRAV; encoded by the exons ATGCTAATGGGCGCGCGCTATGCTCCGCTTGTGCGTGCACCCACAGCATTAATATTGGCCTTGGTTGTTTTGGTATTGGTTTCATCATCATGTGCAGCTGGAGGCGCAAGCGGCGATGCAGAGGCATTATGGAATTTCAGGGATTCATTGACAAATGTGGTAGCACTTAGCAGTTGGGATCCATCCATAAACCCAAAGCCACCTTGCTCTGGCAATATTCCTAACTGGGTGGGGTTGTTTTGTATTAATGACAAGGTTTGGGGGTTGCGGCTTGAGAACATTGGGCTAACGGGCAACATTGACGTGGGATCTCTAGGTTCAATGTCTGCTCTTCGGATGATTAGCCTAATGAACAATACATTTGTGGGTCCTTTGCCCAACCTCAAGATGCTGCCAAACTTGAAGGCCCTCTACTTGTCATACAATCATTTCTCAGGACATATACCTGACGATGCATTTGTTGGTTTACAAAAGTTGAGGAAACTCTATTTGGCCAATAACGAGTTTACAGGTAATATTCCTTCTTCCATCACTACCTTGCCTAGTCTCCTCGTTCTCAGACTTGACGCTAACAAGTTTCGAGGTCAAATCCCCGCTTTTCAACACAATCATTTGAAGATTATCAATCTCTCCAACAACGAGTTAGAGGGTCCTATCCCCGCCAATCTAACCGCCTTCGACGCCTCCTCCTTTAGCG GCAACCCACGCCTATGTGGGCCGCCTCTGAAGAATGAGTGTGAAGAAGCTGTAGCCCCAGTCCCAACGCAGGAGAGTACTACTTCAACTAAAATGCGCgttatgaaaattttacttaTTCTGATCGTGATCGCATTCATAATAGCCATCCTGGTTTCAGTATTGGCCATATGTCGCTTGAGATCCCAAAAGCAGCTGCAACAGccagatcatcatcatcatcagtcgTCGTTCACCAACAAACACATTCCTCCTCAtcccgtttttgtgaaaaccaaAAGCCTAGCTGAACACTATGATGCTAGTCCTAAGCATGTGTCATCAGATCATCATAGTCATGGACATTCTTCCAAGAAGGAGAAGGGGGAACAGAGCAAGCTTATATTCTTGAGGCAGGACCAACTCAAGTTTGATTTACAAGATTTGCTAAGGGCCTCCGCTGAAATTCTAGGCAGTGCCTCATTTGGTTCTTCCTACAAGGCAGTGGTTTTGGATGGCCAAGCCGTGGTTGTTAAAAGGTACAAGCAAATGAACAATGTGCCGAGAGAGGAGTTTCATGAGCATATGAGAAGGTTGGGAAATCTCAACCATCCCAACCTTCTTCCGCTTGTGGCCTATTATTATAGAAAAGAAGAGAAGCTCCTCCTCTCTGCCTTTGTTCACAACGGTTGCTTGGCTAGCCACCTTCATGGTAATCATAACCATGAAAGGCCGGGGCTTGATTGGTCAACCCGATTAAAAATTGTCAAAGGGGTAGCAAGGGGTTTGGCTTACCTATACAATGCACTCCCAAGCCTGATTGTACCTCATGGCCATCTTAAATCTTCCAATGTGTTGTTGGATGAATTATTTGAGCCCCTACTCACTGATTATGCCCTCAGTCCAGTCATCAATCTTGACCATGCCCAACAAATCATCATGCCTTACAAATCTCCCGAGTATGCTCAACTTGGTCGCATTACAAAGAAAACTGACGTATggagttttggaattctcaTATTGGAGATCTTGACGGGCAAATTCCCTGAGAACTATATCGCACACAGGCATAATACTGATGCTGACATATCCAGTTGGGTAAATATGTTAATTACCGAGAAGCGGACGAGTGAAGTGTTTGATGTAGAGATGGGAGGAATCGGAAATAGTAAAGCTGAATTGCTCAAACTTTTAAAGATTGGTTTGAGTTGTTGCGAGGAGAATGTGGAAAGAAGGTTGGATATCAAGGAAGCTCTTCAGCAGATTGAAGACTTGAAAGAAACTGAAAATGATGGAGATCAGTACTCTTCATCTCTCATCACCACCGAGAGGGATGCTTATAGAGCTGTGTGA